One window from the genome of Metabacillus flavus encodes:
- a CDS encoding GerAB/ArcD/ProY family transporter, which translates to MLPPDSKKVSPFFVFYLIHSQQIGVAVLGFERYVAKSAGYDAWISVILSGLSIMAVVWFCYRILIKDGHDIISVHHQIFGKYIGNVLNVALVSYASLLVLLNLRTYVEVIQVWMFPETYHWVFIALILLLAYSFVSGGFRVVTGICFLSVIYGIPLLFVKYFPLREAQVGNLLPIFSHSFSDIMEATKTMTLNYLGYETLLIFFPFIKDGKKSEKWAYYGVLASIGIYLLTILTSFVYFDQDQLRTTIWATLTLWKIVDLIIIERFEYIGIAAWLFIVLPNIALGLWAASRAINRFTPLTQRVSLKGVAAAVLIGAVLITERTQIDQLNFMANTIGFYLAYVYIPLIYICQLAVNKWRVSK; encoded by the coding sequence ATGTTGCCGCCAGACAGCAAAAAAGTCTCCCCCTTTTTTGTATTTTACCTTATCCACTCCCAGCAAATTGGTGTAGCGGTTTTAGGATTTGAACGGTATGTGGCCAAATCTGCAGGGTATGACGCATGGATTTCTGTTATTCTCTCAGGATTATCGATTATGGCGGTTGTTTGGTTCTGCTATAGAATTCTAATTAAGGATGGACATGATATTATTTCTGTCCATCATCAAATATTCGGTAAATACATAGGAAATGTCTTGAATGTGGCATTGGTCAGCTATGCTTCGCTATTGGTTCTCTTAAATCTTCGAACATACGTTGAGGTCATTCAGGTATGGATGTTTCCTGAGACGTACCATTGGGTTTTCATTGCATTAATCCTGCTGCTCGCCTATTCCTTTGTATCCGGGGGATTCAGGGTAGTCACAGGGATTTGTTTTTTAAGTGTCATTTATGGGATTCCTCTTCTTTTTGTGAAGTATTTCCCGTTAAGAGAGGCTCAGGTTGGAAATCTCCTTCCTATTTTCTCGCATTCTTTTTCTGACATTATGGAGGCAACGAAAACGATGACCTTGAACTATCTTGGATATGAAACGCTGCTGATCTTTTTTCCATTTATCAAGGATGGAAAGAAATCAGAGAAGTGGGCCTACTACGGAGTACTCGCTTCCATCGGTATTTATTTGCTGACTATTTTGACCTCGTTCGTGTACTTTGATCAGGATCAGCTCCGCACCACAATTTGGGCCACCCTGACGTTATGGAAAATTGTTGATTTGATTATTATCGAACGATTTGAATACATCGGAATAGCGGCATGGCTTTTTATCGTTCTGCCTAATATTGCGCTGGGGCTCTGGGCGGCCAGCCGGGCCATCAACCGGTTTACTCCCCTCACTCAAAGAGTATCTTTAAAGGGAGTGGCGGCTGCCGTTTTAATTGGTGCGGTACTGATCACGGAGCGCACCCAAATTGACCAGCTCAATTTCATGGCCAATACCATTGGCTTCTATCTCGCTTATGTCTATATTCCTCTTATCTACATCTGCCAGCTGGCCGTTAATAAATGGAGGGTTTCAAAATGA
- a CDS encoding Ger(x)C family spore germination protein — MRRCFLLFLSLSLMTGCTPEQQILEELQLVQTIGYDYVSEDKILGTGGSTSIPPGQQSLPTDEVFSAVGYTSKQIRQKLQNESTKPIVIGRVGVVLFNQKLAEKGISDLLDNLQRDPEIGRDIFLALAQDSSQKIISTKYSTSVPTSNYIFDLIQQNMEQDMPRINLHAFLYRYYGKGLNAYMPILQKIDDRLKIIGIGIFKDDRLVQQINTEEAYYLKMAEDTIKKGILEIDFKNKKLSIENLSSKPKITVEKRNGSYKTELTLKIKGRISEGGGFRMTSKNIISGIEKTTRKQIEQHMEKLIQSFQENQVDPIGFKRKAMQNRTFSNKKWGDQYAKMPIRVNVEVAIIHAGIME; from the coding sequence ATGAGGAGATGCTTCTTGCTCTTTCTTTCTCTTAGCCTTATGACTGGATGTACTCCAGAGCAGCAAATACTTGAAGAGCTCCAGCTTGTTCAGACAATCGGCTATGATTATGTCAGCGAGGATAAAATTCTGGGCACAGGAGGATCCACCTCGATACCGCCGGGCCAGCAGTCCCTTCCGACAGACGAAGTGTTTTCCGCAGTTGGGTACACAAGTAAGCAAATCAGGCAAAAGCTTCAGAACGAATCCACAAAGCCGATTGTAATCGGGCGCGTCGGAGTTGTTCTATTCAATCAGAAGCTGGCAGAAAAGGGCATTTCCGACCTTCTCGATAACCTGCAGCGTGATCCGGAGATTGGGAGGGACATTTTTTTAGCCCTGGCACAGGATAGTTCCCAAAAAATAATCAGTACAAAATACAGCACCAGTGTGCCTACTTCCAATTATATTTTTGATTTGATCCAGCAAAACATGGAACAGGACATGCCCAGAATAAATCTCCACGCGTTCTTGTACAGGTACTACGGCAAAGGGCTGAATGCCTACATGCCTATCCTCCAAAAAATAGATGACCGCTTGAAAATTATCGGAATCGGGATTTTTAAAGATGACAGGCTTGTCCAGCAAATTAATACCGAGGAAGCTTATTATCTAAAAATGGCTGAAGATACGATTAAAAAAGGCATCCTTGAAATTGATTTTAAGAATAAAAAACTGTCCATTGAAAACCTGTCCTCAAAACCGAAGATTACAGTGGAAAAGCGCAATGGATCTTATAAGACTGAGCTCACCCTGAAGATTAAAGGAAGGATCTCCGAAGGCGGTGGATTTAGGATGACAAGCAAGAACATCATCAGCGGAATAGAAAAAACAACACGTAAGCAAATTGAGCAGCATATGGAAAAACTGATCCAATCCTTTCAGGAGAATCAAGTCGATCCGATCGGATTCAAACGGAAGGCTATGCAAAATCGTACATTTTCAAATAAAAAATGGGGAGACCAGTATGCGAAAATGCCAATCCGCGTAAATGTAGAGGTTGCCATTATTCATGCGGGAATCATGGAATAG
- a CDS encoding spore germination protein has protein sequence METRPNQDSAHSANQIQTIASLIESCKMSSDFASDKAEGSLFSVHYFKPIINKDVLHRSIMPYLKNAGQNISLIGLQTAIPIDHSVISSDPSEIEELLMRGHILVIPAAAVKEALLIAAPSIEKRPVGQPEVEYSVIGPKEAFVESLDINLNLVRKRMPTRNLIIQELKAGSISKTRIAVIHLNEVANKENVEKVLHNIRGIQFDQIADSSFILQLISDNSTSPFPQMIDSERPDRVTSELAEGKIAIIVDGSPHALICPTTLIQFFSAFEDYFLPWPIASVFRMIRLFAVFFSVVSTSLYVAVLTYHYEMIPSNLLDPLIASRSGIPFPPIIEAIILELTIELLREAGARLPQKIGQTIGIVGGIVIGTAAVEAGLTSNVLLIIVSLAALASFTTPIYQMGNTIRLIRFPFIIGGQLWGIFGVFLCFGFFICHILSLTSFGRPYIAPVYPLRWRDLKDSLFRLPFSVQNTRPVQMRSQDPVRFHRPSKQRKPDIEES, from the coding sequence ATGGAAACCCGTCCAAATCAAGATTCAGCTCATTCTGCCAATCAAATTCAAACGATTGCCAGCTTGATCGAGAGCTGCAAAATGTCTTCCGATTTTGCTTCAGATAAGGCAGAGGGTTCTTTATTCAGTGTCCATTATTTTAAGCCGATTATCAATAAAGATGTGCTTCATCGAAGCATTATGCCTTATTTGAAAAACGCAGGTCAAAACATTAGTCTCATTGGACTGCAGACTGCTATTCCGATTGACCATTCAGTGATCAGTTCTGATCCCTCTGAAATAGAAGAATTATTGATGCGCGGACATATCCTTGTTATTCCAGCCGCAGCCGTGAAGGAGGCTCTTCTCATTGCCGCTCCTTCTATTGAAAAACGGCCTGTGGGACAGCCGGAAGTGGAATACAGTGTTATTGGACCGAAAGAAGCATTTGTTGAGTCATTGGATATTAACCTTAACCTGGTACGCAAAAGAATGCCTACAAGAAATCTTATTATCCAGGAACTGAAGGCAGGATCCATTTCAAAAACCAGGATCGCTGTCATTCATCTAAACGAAGTGGCTAACAAGGAAAATGTAGAGAAGGTTTTGCACAACATAAGAGGAATTCAATTTGACCAGATTGCTGACAGTTCCTTTATTTTGCAGCTGATCTCAGACAATAGCACTTCTCCCTTCCCGCAGATGATTGATTCGGAACGACCGGATCGGGTAACAAGCGAATTGGCAGAGGGGAAGATCGCCATCATTGTTGATGGATCACCTCATGCTTTGATTTGTCCAACTACACTCATTCAGTTTTTTTCAGCATTCGAAGATTATTTTCTCCCATGGCCTATTGCATCTGTATTTCGGATGATCCGCTTGTTTGCGGTTTTCTTTTCAGTTGTTTCTACTTCCCTTTATGTAGCTGTCCTGACCTATCATTATGAAATGATTCCTTCCAATCTCCTGGATCCTCTTATCGCTTCCAGGAGCGGAATTCCATTCCCGCCGATCATCGAGGCTATTATCCTTGAGCTAACGATTGAACTGCTGCGGGAAGCTGGAGCAAGACTTCCTCAAAAAATCGGACAGACAATCGGTATCGTAGGCGGTATTGTCATAGGGACAGCTGCCGTTGAAGCAGGTTTGACAAGCAACGTTCTGCTTATCATCGTCTCTCTTGCTGCCCTGGCATCCTTTACAACTCCCATTTACCAGATGGGAAATACGATCCGGCTCATCCGCTTTCCGTTTATTATCGGCGGGCAGCTTTGGGGGATCTTTGGAGTTTTCCTTTGCTTCGGCTTTTTTATCTGTCATATTCTTAGTCTTACCTCGTTTGGGAGACCTTATATTGCCCCGGTATACCCTTTAAGATGGAGAGATCTGAAGGATTCCCTGTTCAGACTCCCTTTCAGCGTTCAAAATACCAGACCGGTGCAGATGCGCTCCCAGGATCCGGTGCGGTTTCACCGCCCATCCAAGCAGCGAAAACCGGATATTGAAGAATCTTAA